In a single window of the bacterium genome:
- a CDS encoding Rieske (2Fe-2S) protein has translation MGGQRAQAPAVDRRTFFSRMFWTLSAVLGALVGIPVIGAFLSPAFKPVEKAEWVAIGPVTTFGPEPTLAHHMHPANEGWVNATAEMQVWIERDAQGKYLVFDNHCTHLGCPYHWEASEHKFICPCHGGQFDATGKVLGGPPPRPLDHYETKVENGTLYMGALVRGGA, from the coding sequence ATGGGCGGACAGCGCGCGCAGGCGCCGGCGGTAGACCGCCGCACGTTTTTCAGCCGCATGTTCTGGACGTTGAGCGCCGTGCTCGGCGCGCTGGTCGGGATACCTGTCATCGGGGCGTTCCTGTCGCCGGCCTTCAAGCCGGTCGAGAAGGCGGAGTGGGTGGCGATCGGACCGGTCACCACGTTCGGGCCGGAGCCGACGCTCGCGCATCACATGCACCCGGCCAACGAGGGATGGGTGAACGCGACGGCCGAGATGCAGGTTTGGATCGAGCGCGACGCCCAAGGCAAGTACCTGGTGTTTGACAACCACTGCACCCACCTCGGCTGCCCGTATCACTGGGAGGCGTCCGAACACAAGTTCATCTGCCCGTGCCACGGCGGCCAGTTCGACGCGACCGGCAAAGTGCTGGGCGGACCGCCGCCGCGGCCGCTCGATCACTACGAGACCAAGGTCGAAAACGGGACGCTCTACATGGGCGCGCTCGTGCGGGGTGGCGCGTGA